The Struthio camelus isolate bStrCam1 chromosome 17, bStrCam1.hap1, whole genome shotgun sequence genome window below encodes:
- the CMKLR1 gene encoding chemerin-like receptor 1: protein MGLHNFSDYSEYIHNYNDDSDYTYDEFDSLKTNPSHDGKDIARILSVVIYSVSCVLGLLGNGLVIAIITLKMKKSVNAIWFLNLAVADFLFNIFLPINIAYTAMRYHWIFGKVMCKLNSFLLILNMYTSVLLLTTISFDRYVSVVFPVWSQNHRSTNLAYLVCLIIWTIGIIMSCPSLIFRDTAQASSSVICFSNFSLSSNKSYLPLALARHRTVTITRFLAGYILPITIITFCYIAIVFNLRRNRLAKSKKPFKIIVTIIITFFLCWSPYHLLNLLETEPHTVPFSVFEIGIPITTALAASNSCMNPVLYVFMGQDFKKFKVAIFSRLVNALSEETGHSSIVHRSFSKMSSMTEKETTVL from the coding sequence ATGGGCCTGCATAATTTTTCTGATTACTCTGAATATATTCATAACTATAATGACGATTCAGATTATACCTATGATGAGTTTGACAGCCTGAAGACAAACCCATCCCACGATGGAAAAGACATTGCTAGGATCCTCTCCGTTGTCATTTACAGTGTGTCCTGCGTGTTGGGGTTACTAGGGAATGGCCTCGTCATTGCAATCATAACTCTAAAGATGAAGAAGTCAGTCAATGCCATCTGGTTTCTCAACCTGGCTGTTGCTGACTTCCTCTTCAACATCTTCCTGCCCATAAATATTGCTTACACTGCCATGAGGTACCACTGGATCTTTGGGAAAGTCATGTGCAAGTTAAACTCCTTCCTTCTCATCCTTAACATGTACACCAGCGTCCTTCTGCTCACCACCATCAGTTTCGATCGCTATGTGTCGGTGGTTTTTCCTGTCTGGTCTCAAAACCATCGATCAACCAACCTAGCATATTTAGTTTGCTTGATTATCTGGACCATCGGCATCATTATGAGCTGCCCTTCTCTCATCTTCCGAGACACGGCGCAAGCCTCCAGCTCCGTGATTTGTTTTAGCAATTTTTCCCTATCCAGCAATAAATCTTATCTACCGCTGGCCTTAGCAAGACACAGAACAGTGACCATCACCAGGTTCCTCGCTGGGTACATCCTTCCCATAACCATCATCACCTTCTGCTACATCGCCATCGTCTTCAACCTACGACGAAACCGCCTTGCCAAATCCAAAAAGCCCTTCAAGATCATCGTCACCATTATAATCACCTTCTTCCTTTGCTGGAGCCCCTACCACCTGCTGAACCTCCTGGAAACAGAGCCTCACACAGTCCCATTCTCCGTGTTTGAGATCGGCATTCCTATAACCACGGCACTCGCTGCCTCCAACAGCTGCATGAACCCTGTCCTCTATGTCTTCATGGGCCAGGACTTCAAGAAGTTCAAGGTTGCCATCTTTTCCAGACTGGTCAATGCCCTCAGCGAGGAGACGGGCCACTCCAGCATTGTTCACAGGAGCTTCTCCAAGATGTCTTCAATGACTGAGAAGGAGACAACGGTACTGTAA